A single genomic interval of Streptomyces sp. BA2 harbors:
- a CDS encoding HAD family hydrolase, whose translation MGKLTRGAHIVWDWNGTLLHDIHAVIESTNASFAELGLEPITLERYRDLYCVPVPLFYERLMGRLPTDAEWQVMDAVFHKHYWARAEACGLADGAAELLAERRAAGRTQSLLSLAPHEHLVPIVRRHGIEEHFVRIDGRTDTSHAGKAERMVLHLAALEGVAAAERIVVIGDAVDDAVAAAHVGAQAVLYTGGSHSRASLEAVGVGVPVVDSLAEAVEVAERLAA comes from the coding sequence ATGGGGAAGCTGACGCGCGGGGCGCATATCGTTTGGGACTGGAACGGGACTCTGCTGCATGACATTCATGCGGTGATCGAGTCGACGAACGCCTCGTTCGCAGAGCTCGGGCTCGAGCCCATCACTCTTGAGCGGTATCGCGATCTGTACTGCGTTCCCGTTCCGCTCTTCTACGAGCGGCTCATGGGGCGGCTGCCCACGGACGCCGAGTGGCAGGTCATGGACGCCGTGTTCCACAAGCACTACTGGGCGCGGGCCGAGGCATGCGGCCTCGCCGACGGTGCCGCCGAGCTGCTCGCGGAGCGGCGGGCGGCAGGGCGTACGCAGTCGTTGCTGTCGCTCGCGCCGCACGAGCACCTCGTGCCGATCGTGCGGCGGCACGGGATCGAGGAGCACTTCGTGCGCATCGACGGCCGCACGGACACCTCGCACGCGGGCAAGGCCGAGCGGATGGTGCTGCACCTCGCGGCTCTGGAAGGGGTCGCCGCCGCCGAGCGCATTGTCGTCATCGGGGACGCCGTTGACGATGCCGTCGCCGCGGCGCATGTCGGCGCCCAGGCCGTGCTCTACACCGGTGGGTCCCACAGCAGGGCCAGTCTGGAGGCGGTCGGCGTGGGGGTCCCGGTCGTCGACAGCCTTGCCGAGGCCGTGGAGGTGGCCGAGCGGCTGGCCGCCTAG
- a CDS encoding bifunctional glycosyltransferase/CDP-glycerol:glycerophosphate glycerophosphotransferase, translated as MGAIGERGTPEARPDVSVVVIVYNDTERLPTAVQSVLDQTLRGVEVVIVDDCSTDGSYETAQRIAAEHPERVRAYQLPENSGAGGEPRNVGIGYTVGRHVMFLDSDDVLERNACRNLLEAAERDGSDIVSGLCVRLSMDTRNKKRDRWYPWLYATTRTLESVTELPDLFVWDTLSTNKLYRRDFLVENALRFPKGMFYEDLMFIAEAYLAAERITLIPNQVYFWHVHERAAAKSVTNRRHEMTNFEHRMEIHRRIDALLAERGLDELRLAKDIKFLKHDLVLHLRDLPFRDASFRQEFAGLARDYLAGLDRAAYDEVQPIQAICAYLLEQGDWDNLLPAVDTLTNRDKISSPLAERDGRVYWCAEHLDDPFGRQVLDVTELGYHGKRFDQMFLRNVLTRYEESAGTVRMAGRITNPLGVVGPDAVLTAELEFSARRRSLQTFRFPVSAVRYEGDAITWDASVDLARRLRPLGVVDAVWDVRLHLTADGVRTRTRLTACDPGLAEGRLPVRPRLTRLVADHMEPEVSQRGHLAFRLVTRDAAADRIQDLVARGTQGVPGRLAKTGFRKAKKLRKDLTSGQSKLRVYDEVFSRLPVKKGTVVFESHLGKQYSDSPRAIYEEMRRQGLDFDAVWSYTGNPQGFPEDATLVRRWSLPYLKALAQAEFWVDNQSYPLKLTKRPETTYIQTWHGSALKRMGFDEPAWKLRGKAAQDEQQRVLDRFDRFLIRSEHDVRTLAKALRLKEKVLLRVGYPRNDALVRAKRAEDATGVRERGALAAELGIPEDKRVLLYAPTFRRHGGRHGRFELPFDVERFAEEFGDRYVLLVRSHYLNHVVLPPSVRGRVIDVSAHHDVTPLYELADAMITDYSSVMFDYALLDRPMLFFTYDYEEYVHEGRGTYFDLRERAPGPVVDTEDELFAALKALDEQALEYAGARQRFVAEFGEYDRGDAAKSIVDQFFSHWSGK; from the coding sequence ATGGGAGCGATAGGTGAGCGGGGGACGCCGGAGGCGCGACCCGATGTGTCCGTAGTGGTGATCGTCTACAACGACACCGAGCGGCTGCCGACCGCCGTGCAGTCGGTGCTCGACCAGACGCTGCGCGGCGTCGAGGTCGTCATCGTCGACGACTGCAGCACGGACGGTTCGTACGAGACGGCGCAGCGCATCGCCGCCGAGCACCCCGAGCGGGTGCGGGCCTACCAGCTGCCGGAGAACAGCGGCGCGGGCGGTGAGCCCCGCAACGTGGGCATCGGATACACCGTCGGACGCCACGTGATGTTCCTCGACAGCGACGACGTCCTGGAGCGCAACGCCTGCCGCAACCTCCTCGAAGCCGCCGAGCGCGACGGCTCCGACATCGTCTCCGGGCTCTGCGTCCGTCTTTCCATGGACACCCGCAACAAGAAGCGCGACCGGTGGTACCCCTGGCTCTACGCGACGACCCGCACCCTGGAGTCCGTCACCGAGCTGCCCGACCTGTTCGTCTGGGACACGCTCTCCACGAACAAGCTCTACCGCCGCGACTTCCTCGTCGAGAACGCCCTCCGCTTCCCCAAGGGGATGTTCTACGAGGACCTGATGTTCATCGCCGAGGCCTACCTCGCCGCCGAGCGCATCACCCTCATCCCCAACCAGGTCTACTTCTGGCACGTCCATGAGCGCGCCGCCGCGAAGTCCGTGACCAACCGGCGTCACGAGATGACCAACTTCGAGCACCGCATGGAGATCCACCGCCGGATCGACGCGCTGCTCGCGGAGCGCGGCCTCGACGAGCTGCGGCTCGCCAAGGACATCAAGTTCCTCAAGCACGACCTGGTGCTCCACCTGCGCGACCTGCCGTTCCGCGACGCCTCCTTCCGCCAGGAGTTCGCCGGCCTCGCCCGCGACTACCTCGCCGGGCTCGACCGCGCCGCCTACGACGAGGTGCAGCCCATCCAGGCCATCTGCGCCTACCTCCTGGAGCAGGGCGACTGGGACAACCTGCTGCCCGCCGTCGACACCCTCACCAACCGCGACAAGATCTCCTCGCCCCTCGCCGAGCGGGACGGGCGCGTGTACTGGTGCGCCGAACACCTCGACGACCCGTTCGGCCGCCAGGTCCTCGACGTGACCGAGCTCGGCTACCACGGCAAGCGTTTCGACCAGATGTTCCTGCGCAACGTCCTGACGCGGTACGAGGAGTCGGCGGGGACCGTCCGCATGGCGGGCCGCATCACCAACCCGCTCGGCGTCGTCGGCCCGGACGCCGTGCTCACCGCCGAGCTGGAATTCAGTGCGCGCCGCCGCAGCCTGCAGACCTTCCGCTTCCCGGTCTCCGCCGTGCGGTACGAGGGCGACGCCATCACCTGGGATGCCTCCGTCGACCTCGCGCGACGCCTTCGCCCGCTCGGAGTCGTCGACGCGGTCTGGGACGTGCGCCTGCACCTCACCGCCGACGGCGTGCGCACCAGGACACGGCTCACCGCGTGCGACCCGGGGCTCGCCGAGGGGAGGCTTCCGGTGCGGCCGAGGCTGACCCGCCTCGTCGCCGACCACATGGAGCCCGAGGTCTCGCAGCGCGGGCACCTCGCGTTCCGGCTCGTCACGCGGGACGCGGCGGCCGACCGGATCCAGGATCTGGTGGCCCGCGGGACGCAGGGCGTGCCGGGGCGCCTCGCCAAGACCGGCTTCCGCAAGGCCAAGAAGCTGCGCAAGGACCTCACATCCGGGCAGAGCAAACTGCGCGTGTACGACGAGGTGTTCAGCCGCCTGCCGGTGAAGAAGGGCACGGTCGTCTTCGAGAGCCACCTCGGCAAGCAGTACAGCGACAGCCCCCGGGCGATCTACGAGGAGATGCGGCGCCAGGGCCTCGACTTCGACGCCGTGTGGTCCTACACCGGGAATCCGCAGGGTTTCCCCGAGGACGCGACGCTGGTACGGCGCTGGTCGCTGCCGTACCTGAAGGCCCTCGCGCAGGCCGAGTTCTGGGTCGACAACCAGAGCTACCCGCTCAAGCTCACCAAGCGGCCCGAGACGACGTACATCCAGACCTGGCACGGCTCGGCGCTCAAGCGCATGGGCTTCGACGAGCCCGCGTGGAAGCTGCGCGGCAAGGCGGCCCAGGACGAGCAGCAGCGCGTCCTCGACCGCTTCGACCGCTTCCTGATCCGCTCCGAGCACGACGTGCGGACCCTGGCGAAGGCCCTGCGTCTGAAGGAGAAGGTGCTGCTCAGGGTCGGCTATCCGCGCAACGACGCGCTGGTGCGGGCCAAGCGCGCCGAGGACGCGACCGGCGTGCGCGAACGCGGGGCGCTGGCAGCGGAGTTGGGCATCCCCGAGGACAAGCGGGTGCTGCTGTACGCGCCGACCTTCCGCCGTCACGGCGGCCGGCACGGACGCTTTGAACTGCCCTTCGACGTGGAGCGGTTCGCGGAGGAGTTCGGCGACCGCTACGTGCTGCTCGTGCGCTCGCACTACCTGAACCACGTGGTGCTCCCGCCGTCCGTGCGCGGCCGCGTCATCGACGTCTCCGCACACCACGACGTCACGCCGCTCTACGAGCTCGCGGACGCGATGATCACCGACTACTCCTCCGTGATGTTCGACTACGCGCTCCTCGACCGGCCGATGCTGTTCTTCACGTACGACTACGAGGAATACGTGCACGAAGGGCGAGGGACGTACTTCGACCTGCGGGAGCGGGCTCCCGGCCCGGTCGTCGACACCGAGGACGAGCTGTTCGCGGCGCTGAAGGCCCTGGACGAGCAGGCCCTCGAATACGCGGGCGCCCGGCAGCGGTTCGTGGCCGAGTTCGGTGAGTACGACCGGGGCGACGCCGCCAAGAGCATCGTCGATCAGTTCTTCTCGCACTGGAGCGGCAAGTGA
- a CDS encoding DJ-1/PfpI family protein translates to MAAKILIVTGDAAESLEVLYPFQRLREEGYDVHIAAPARKKLQFVVHDFEPGFDTYTEKPGYTWPADLAFSEVDPGQYVALVIPGGRAPEYLRNDPELRKILKSFFDADKPVAQICHGPLLTAAIGGLSGRRVTAYPALELDMQTAGATFRDAEVVVDGTLVSARAWPDHSGWMREFLTVLRAKAPVT, encoded by the coding sequence ATGGCAGCCAAGATCCTGATAGTGACCGGAGACGCGGCGGAGTCGCTGGAGGTCCTGTATCCCTTCCAGCGGCTGCGCGAGGAGGGGTACGACGTCCACATCGCCGCCCCTGCCCGCAAGAAGCTGCAGTTCGTGGTGCACGACTTCGAGCCGGGCTTCGACACGTACACGGAGAAGCCGGGCTACACCTGGCCCGCCGACCTCGCCTTCTCCGAGGTCGATCCCGGCCAGTACGTCGCTCTGGTGATCCCGGGCGGCCGGGCCCCGGAGTATCTGCGCAACGACCCGGAGCTCCGCAAGATCCTCAAGTCCTTCTTCGACGCGGACAAGCCGGTCGCGCAGATCTGCCACGGCCCGCTCCTGACGGCGGCGATCGGCGGCCTGAGCGGCCGCAGGGTCACGGCGTATCCGGCCCTGGAACTGGACATGCAGACGGCGGGCGCGACGTTCCGTGACGCGGAGGTGGTGGTCGACGGCACGCTGGTCTCGGCCCGCGCCTGGCCGGACCACTCGGGCTGGATGAGGGAGTTCCTCACGGTGCTGCGGGCGAAGGCGCCGGTGACGTAG
- a CDS encoding NAD-glutamate dehydrogenase codes for MQTKLDEAKAELLTRAARVAENSPAGGRLPNGAPTGSKGDGATPDEDMALAFLQRYYLHTAPEDLADRDPVDVFGAAFSHYRLAENRPQGTANVRVHTPTVEENGWTCSHSVVEVVTDDMPFLVDSVTNELSRQGRGIHVVIHPQVVVRRDLTGKLLEVLSKDFGTERPHDAVTESWIHVEMDRETDRADLKQITADLLRILSDVRETVEDWEKMRDAALRIADELPTEPTADDLRDQEVDEARELLRWLADNHFTFLGFREYDLTDEDSLAAVPGTGLGILRADPKHEGEEDHPVSPSFSRLPADARAKAREHKLLVLTKANSRATVHRPSYLDYVGVKKFDADGNVIGERRFLGLFSSAAYTESVRRVPVIRRKVQEVLKGAGFSPNSHDGRDLLQILETYPRDELFQTPPDELRSIVTSVLYLQERRRLRLYLRKDEYGRYYSALVYLPRDRYTTGVRLRIIDILKEELGGTSVDFTAWNTESILSRLHFVVRVAPGGGLPQLTDADTDRIEARLVEAARSWADGFGEALTAECGEERAAELLRRYSGAFPEGYKADHTPRAAVADLQHLEQLKHGREDFALSLYEPVGAAPGERRFKIYRSGVQVSLSAVLPVLQRLGVEVTDERPYELRCTDRTNAWIYDFGLRLPKSQNGNGDYLGDDGRERFQEAFSAAWTGEAEVDGFNSLVLRAGLNWRQAMVLRAYAKYLRQAGSTFSQDYMEDTLRNNVHTTRLLVSLFEARMSPDRQRAGTELTDGLLEELDGALDQVASLDEDRILRSFLTVIKATLRTNFFQEAEGGKPHSYVSMKFDPQAIPDLPAPRPAYEIWVYSPRVEGVHLRFGKVARGGLRWSDRREDFRTEILGLVKAQMVKNTVIVPVGAKGGFVAKQLPDPTVDRDAWLAEGVACYKTFISALLDITDNLVAGEVVPPADVVRHDEDDTYLVVAADKGTATFSDIANEVAESYNFWLGDAFASGGSAGYDHKGMGITARGAWESVKRHFRELGTDTQTEDFTVVGVGDMSGDVFGNGMLLSEHIRLVAAFDHRHIFIDPRPDAETSYAERRRLFELPRSSWADYNKELLSAGGGIFPRSAKAIQLNAHIREALGIEKGVGKMTPADLMQTILQAPVDLLWNGGIGTYVKSSAESNSDVGDKANDAIRVNGADLRVKVVGEGGNLGLTQLGRIEFARAGGHINTDAIDNSAGVDTSDHEVNIKILLNAVVANGDMTVKQRNKFLAAMTDEVGTLVLRNNYAQNTALSNAVAQSPSLLHAHQRFMRRLGRDGHLDRALEFLPTDRQIRELLSSRHGLSQPELAVLLAYTKITAADELIQTTLPDDEYLRGLLHAYFPEALREKFPEQVDGHALRREIVTTVLVNDTVNTGGSTFLHRLREETGASLEEIVRAQLAAREIFGLSKVWDAVEALDNVVAADVQTRVRLHSRRLVERGTRWLLNNRPQPLQLAETIGFFSEGVAEVWTELPKLLRGSDQEWYQSIRDELTGVGVPDELAQRVAGFSSAFPALDIVAIADRTGKQPMAVAEVYYDLADRLRITQLMDRIIELPRADRWQSMARASIREDLYAAHAALTADVLAAGNGEDTPEQRFKAWEEKNAAILSRSRTTLDEIQSSDAFDLANLSVAMRTMRTLLRTHS; via the coding sequence ATGCAGACCAAGCTGGACGAAGCCAAAGCCGAGCTGCTCACACGGGCGGCCCGGGTAGCTGAGAACAGCCCGGCAGGTGGCCGCCTACCGAATGGGGCACCGACCGGGTCGAAGGGCGACGGGGCCACTCCTGACGAGGACATGGCCCTTGCGTTCCTCCAGCGCTACTACCTGCACACCGCCCCGGAGGACCTTGCCGACCGTGACCCGGTCGACGTCTTCGGAGCAGCCTTCTCCCACTACCGGCTTGCCGAGAACCGCCCGCAGGGCACGGCCAACGTCCGCGTGCACACCCCGACCGTCGAGGAGAACGGCTGGACGTGCAGCCACTCCGTCGTCGAGGTGGTCACGGACGACATGCCCTTCCTGGTCGACTCGGTCACCAATGAGCTCTCGCGCCAGGGGCGCGGCATCCACGTCGTCATCCACCCCCAGGTCGTCGTACGACGGGATCTGACCGGCAAGCTCCTGGAGGTCCTCAGCAAGGACTTCGGCACCGAGCGCCCGCACGACGCGGTCACCGAGTCCTGGATCCACGTCGAGATGGACCGCGAGACCGACCGCGCGGACCTGAAGCAGATCACCGCCGATCTGCTCCGGATCCTCTCCGACGTACGCGAGACCGTCGAGGACTGGGAGAAGATGCGCGACGCCGCGCTGCGCATCGCCGATGAGCTCCCCACCGAGCCGACCGCCGACGACCTGCGCGACCAGGAGGTCGACGAGGCCCGCGAACTCCTTCGCTGGCTCGCCGACAACCACTTCACCTTCCTCGGCTTCCGCGAGTACGACCTGACGGACGAGGACTCGCTCGCCGCGGTGCCCGGCACCGGCCTCGGCATCCTGCGCGCCGACCCGAAGCACGAGGGCGAGGAGGACCACCCGGTCAGTCCCTCCTTCAGCCGGCTGCCCGCGGACGCGCGTGCGAAGGCACGCGAGCACAAGCTCCTGGTGCTGACGAAGGCCAACAGCCGTGCCACCGTGCACCGGCCCAGCTACCTCGACTACGTCGGCGTGAAGAAGTTCGACGCCGACGGCAACGTCATCGGCGAGCGCCGCTTCCTCGGCCTGTTCTCGTCCGCCGCGTACACCGAGTCGGTGCGCCGCGTGCCGGTCATCCGCCGCAAGGTCCAGGAGGTCCTCAAGGGCGCGGGCTTCTCGCCCAACAGCCACGACGGCCGCGACCTGCTCCAGATCCTGGAGACGTACCCGCGCGACGAGCTCTTCCAGACTCCGCCCGACGAGCTGCGCTCCATCGTCACGTCCGTGCTGTACCTCCAGGAACGCCGCCGGCTGCGGCTCTACCTGCGCAAGGACGAGTACGGCCGCTACTACTCCGCCCTCGTCTACCTGCCGCGTGACCGCTACACCACCGGCGTCCGGCTGCGGATCATCGACATCCTCAAGGAGGAGCTCGGCGGCACCAGCGTCGACTTCACCGCCTGGAACACCGAGTCGATCCTCTCCCGGCTGCACTTCGTGGTCCGCGTCGCGCCGGGCGGCGGCCTTCCGCAGCTCACCGACGCCGACACCGACCGCATCGAGGCCCGGCTCGTCGAGGCCGCCCGCTCCTGGGCCGACGGCTTCGGCGAGGCACTGACCGCCGAGTGCGGCGAGGAGCGCGCCGCCGAGCTGCTCCGCCGCTACTCGGGCGCCTTCCCCGAGGGCTACAAGGCCGACCACACACCGCGCGCCGCCGTCGCCGACCTCCAGCACCTGGAGCAGCTCAAGCACGGCCGCGAGGACTTCGCGCTCAGCCTGTACGAGCCGGTGGGCGCCGCCCCCGGCGAGCGACGGTTCAAGATCTACCGCTCGGGCGTCCAGGTCTCGCTCTCCGCCGTCCTGCCGGTCCTCCAGCGCCTCGGCGTCGAGGTCACCGACGAGCGGCCCTACGAGCTGCGCTGCACCGACCGCACGAACGCGTGGATCTACGACTTCGGCCTTCGCCTGCCCAAGTCCCAGAACGGCAACGGCGACTACCTCGGCGACGACGGCCGCGAGCGCTTCCAGGAGGCCTTCTCCGCCGCCTGGACGGGCGAGGCCGAGGTCGACGGCTTCAACTCGCTGGTCCTGCGGGCCGGGCTCAACTGGCGCCAGGCGATGGTCCTTCGGGCCTACGCCAAGTACCTGCGCCAGGCGGGCTCCACCTTCAGCCAGGACTACATGGAGGACACCCTCCGCAACAACGTCCACACCACCCGGCTGCTCGTCTCGCTCTTCGAGGCGCGGATGTCCCCGGACCGCCAGCGCGCCGGGACCGAGCTGACCGACGGGCTCCTGGAGGAGCTGGACGGCGCGCTCGACCAGGTCGCGTCCCTGGACGAGGACCGCATCCTGCGGTCCTTCCTCACCGTCATCAAGGCGACGCTGCGTACGAACTTCTTCCAGGAGGCGGAGGGCGGCAAGCCGCACAGCTACGTCTCCATGAAGTTCGACCCGCAGGCCATCCCCGACCTCCCCGCGCCGCGCCCGGCGTACGAGATCTGGGTGTACTCGCCGCGCGTCGAGGGCGTCCACCTGCGCTTCGGCAAGGTCGCCCGAGGCGGTCTTCGCTGGTCCGACCGGCGTGAGGACTTCCGCACGGAGATCCTCGGCCTGGTCAAGGCGCAGATGGTGAAGAACACCGTCATCGTGCCCGTCGGCGCCAAGGGCGGCTTCGTCGCCAAGCAGCTGCCCGACCCGACCGTCGACCGCGACGCGTGGCTGGCCGAGGGCGTGGCCTGCTACAAGACGTTCATCTCGGCGCTGCTGGACATCACCGACAACCTCGTCGCGGGTGAGGTCGTGCCCCCGGCCGACGTCGTCCGGCACGATGAGGACGACACGTACCTCGTGGTCGCCGCCGACAAGGGCACCGCGACGTTCTCGGACATCGCGAACGAGGTCGCCGAGTCGTACAACTTCTGGCTCGGTGACGCCTTCGCCTCCGGCGGCTCCGCCGGTTACGACCACAAGGGCATGGGCATCACCGCCCGCGGCGCCTGGGAGTCCGTCAAGCGGCACTTCCGGGAGCTGGGCACCGACACCCAGACCGAGGACTTCACGGTCGTCGGCGTCGGCGACATGTCCGGTGACGTGTTCGGCAACGGCATGCTGCTCTCCGAGCACATCCGCCTGGTGGCCGCCTTCGACCACCGGCACATCTTCATCGACCCGAGGCCGGACGCCGAGACCTCGTACGCGGAGCGCCGTCGCCTGTTCGAGCTGCCGCGCAGCTCCTGGGCGGACTACAACAAGGAGCTGCTCTCCGCGGGCGGCGGGATCTTCCCGCGCAGCGCCAAGGCGATCCAGCTGAACGCCCACATCCGCGAGGCCCTCGGCATCGAGAAGGGCGTCGGCAAGATGACGCCGGCCGACCTGATGCAGACCATCCTCCAGGCGCCGGTCGACCTGCTGTGGAACGGCGGCATCGGTACGTACGTGAAGTCGTCGGCCGAGTCGAACAGCGACGTCGGCGACAAGGCGAACGACGCGATCCGCGTCAACGGCGCCGACCTGCGCGTCAAGGTCGTCGGCGAGGGCGGCAACCTCGGCCTGACCCAGCTCGGCCGCATCGAGTTCGCGCGCGCCGGCGGGCACATCAACACCGACGCCATCGACAACAGCGCGGGCGTGGACACCTCCGACCACGAGGTGAACATCAAGATCCTGCTCAACGCGGTCGTCGCGAACGGCGACATGACCGTCAAGCAGCGCAACAAGTTCCTCGCGGCGATGACGGACGAGGTCGGCACCCTGGTCCTGCGCAACAACTACGCGCAGAACACCGCCCTGTCGAACGCGGTCGCCCAGTCCCCGTCCCTCCTCCACGCCCACCAGCGCTTCATGCGCCGCCTGGGTCGTGACGGTCACCTGGACCGGGCACTGGAGTTCCTGCCCACCGACCGGCAGATCCGTGAGCTCCTGAGCTCCCGCCACGGGCTCAGCCAGCCCGAGCTCGCCGTGCTCCTCGCGTACACGAAGATCACAGCGGCCGACGAGCTGATCCAGACGACGCTCCCGGACGACGAGTACCTGCGCGGTCTCCTTCACGCGTACTTCCCGGAGGCCCTGCGGGAGAAGTTCCCCGAGCAGGTCGACGGGCACGCGCTGCGCCGCGAGATCGTCACCACGGTCCTCGTCAACGACACGGTGAACACGGGCGGTTCGACGTTCCTGCACCGGCTGCGTGAGGAGACCGGGGCCTCCCTGGAGGAGATCGTCAGGGCGCAGCTCGCGGCCCGCGAGATCTTCGGTCTGAGCAAGGTCTGGGACGCGGTCGAGGCGCTCGACAACGTGGTGGCGGCCGACGTCCAGACCCGCGTCCGGCTGCACTCGCGCCGCCTCGTCGAGCGCGGCACGCGCTGGCTGCTCAACAACCGGCCGCAGCCGCTCCAGCTCGCCGAGACCATCGGCTTCTTCAGCGAGGGCGTCGCCGAGGTCTGGACCGAGCTGCCGAAGCTGCTGCGCGGCTCCGACCAGGAGTGGTACCAGAGCATCCGCGACGAGCTGACGGGCGTGGGCGTCCCCGACGAGCTCGCCCAGCGCGTCGCCGGGTTCTCCTCGGCCTTCCCGGCGCTCGACATCGTGGCGATCGCCGACCGCACGGGCAAGCAGCCGATGGCCGTCGCCGAGGTCTACTACGACCTCGCCGACCGGCTGCGGATCACCCAGCTCATGGACCGCATCATCGAGCTGCCGCGGGCCGACCGCTGGCAGTCGATGGCGCGCGCGTCGATCCGCGAGGACCTGTACGCGGCGCACGCCGCCCTGACGGCCGACGTGCTGGCCGCCGGGAACGGCGAGGACACTCCCGAGCAGCGCTTCAAGGCCTGGGAGGAGAAGAACGCGGCGATCCTGAGCCGGTCGCGGACGACCCTGGACGAGATCCAGAGCTCGGACGCGTTCGACCTGGCGAACCTGTCGGTCGCGATGCGGACGATGAGGACGCTGCTGCGGACCCACTCGTAG